One stretch of Scatophagus argus isolate fScaArg1 chromosome 18, fScaArg1.pri, whole genome shotgun sequence DNA includes these proteins:
- the vill gene encoding villin-1 isoform X1: MMSRTESKHDRPWSKETPRPSLRQAQHKFSRMMNDDSQDMFRNVNRKPGLQIWTINNMQMVPVPAKGFGNFFEGDCYIVLYISKNRGFSQSADIHYWIGNTSSQDEQGAAAIYVTRLDEYLGGSPVQHREIQGYESPRFRSYFKNGLVYKKGGVASGFHHVDTNFYNVLRLLHVKGRKNVTATEVEVSWNSFNKGDIFLLDMGKAIVQWNGPQSNRREKLKAVLLAQDIRDRERGGRAQIGVVEGGDEQDSPDLMKAMTAVLGQRSGQLREATPDDKPDQMQTGHVRLYHVFENSGNLVVQEVATQPLTQDLLRSSDCYILDQRGSCVMVWKGKQASKEERQEALNRAVGFIKAKNYPANTTVEVMTEGGESAMFKHMFKSWRDKEQTQGLGTTYSMGKIAKVEQVKFDVKLLHARPELAAQHRMVDDASGDVKVWRIENSELAEVKPRTYGQFYGGDCYLVLYTYQKSGQQLHILYMWQGRHATQDEIAACAYQAVNIDNKYNGAPVQVRVVMGKEPRHFLAIFKGKLIIFEGGTGRPGVVNPDEGARFFQVRGTDELNTKATEVPARAASLNSNDVFLLKTDKMCYLWYGKGCSGDERVMGRAMSDVLSKQDKQVVMEGQEPAEFWVALGGKAPYASDKRLQREEPPHSPRLFECSNQVGRFMITEVDDFAQSDLDEEDVMMLDTWEEIFLWVGKFAYKYETKEAWNSAQEYLRTHPAGRDIDTPVIFVRQGYEPPTFTGWFNAWDPHKWSGGNSYEDMKKRLSDAADLSQITVDLSNSNLYRSPAGVTTDGYGAPGGPTSSPPAYRVHGVELSPRSLTPTSPSTQRVSLSPSSGFRPWHQGGSSPSTGGSGMYLDPELLVNKSTDELPQGVDPCQKEDYLSDVDFENLLGTSRPDFQRLPKWRQNDLKKKAGLF; encoded by the exons ATGATGTCCAGGACTGAATCTAAACATGACAGGCCATGGTCAAAG GAGACACCCAGGCCTTCCCTTCGCCAAGCACAGCACAAG ttcagcagaatgatgaatgatgacaGTCAAGACATGTTTAGAAATGTCAACCGAAAACCGGGGCTGCAGATATGGACCATCAAT AACATGCAGATGGTGCCTGTTCCAGCCAAAGGCTTTGGCAACTTCTTTGAGGGAGATTGTTACATTGTCCTTTAT ATAAGTAAGAACAGGGGCTTCAGCCAGTCAGCAGACATCCACTACTGGATAGGAAACACCTCCTCTCAGGACGAGCAAGGTGCAGCAGCCATCTACGTCACCCGGCTGGATGAGTACCTGGGTGGGAGTCCAGTCCAGCATAGGGAGATACAGGGTTATGAGTCACCACGGTTCAGGAGCTACTTCAAAAATGGCCTCGT CTACAAGAAGGGCGGAGTGGCCTCAGGTTTTCACCATGTTGACACGAACTTCTACAACGTCCTGCGACTGCTGCACGTCAAAGGGAGGAAAAACGTCACAGCGACTGAG GTGGAGGTGTCATGGAACAGCTTTAACAAAGGTGATATATTCCTGTTGGATATGGGGAAAGCCATAGTGCAGTGGAATGGCCCCCAGAGCaacaggagagagaagctcaag GCTGTCTTGTTGGCTCAGGACATCCgggacagggagagaggaggtcGAGCTCAGATCGGCGTTGTGGAGGGAGGAGATGAGCAGGACTCCCCGGACCTGATGAAAGCCATGACGGCGGTGCTGGGCCAGAGAAGTGGGCAGCTGAGGGAGGCCACTCCCGATGACAAACCTGACCAGATGCAGACCGGCCACGTCAGACTCTACCA cgTGTTTGAAAACAGCGGGAATCTGGTGGTTCAAGAAGTTGCCACGCAGCCTCTAACGCAAGATCTGCTGCGCTCCTCT GACTGTTACATTTTGGACCAGAGAGGCtcctgtgtgatggtgtggaAAGGCAAACAGGCCTCCAAGGAAGAGCGACAAGAAGCTCTCAACAGGGCAGTG GGCTTTATCAAAGCCAAGAACTACCCAGCCAACACCACTGTGGAGGTGATGACTGAGGGAGGAGAGTCAGCCATGTTCAAGCACATGTTCAAATCCTGGAGAGATAAAGAGCAAACTCAGGGGCTTGGTACCACCTACAGCATGGGAAAGATTG CAAAAGTAGAGCAAGTGAAGTTTGATGTGAAGCTGCTGCACGCACGTCCTGAACTGGCAGCACAGCACCGCATGGTGGATGACGCCTCTGGAGATGTTAAA GTGTGGCGTATTGAGAACTCAGAGCTGGCTGAAGTAAAGCCAAGGACTTACGGCCAGTTTTATGGAGGAGACTGCTACTTGGTGCTGTACACATATCAAAAATCAGGCCAGCAGCTTCACATTCTCTACATGTGGCAG GGCCGTCACGCCACTCAAGATGAGATAGCAGCTTGCGCCTACCAGGCTGTCAACATAGATAATAAGTACAATGGGGCCCCTGTCCAGGTCAGAGTGGTCATGGGAAAGGAGCCTCGCCACTTCCTGGCTATTTTCAAAGGCAAACTCATCATCTTCGAG ggcgGTACAGGCCGACCCGGTGTGGTCAACCCTGACGAAGGTGCAAGGTTCTTCCAGGTGAGAGGGACTGATGAGCTGAACACCAAGGCCACTGAAGTGCCGGCGAGGGCCGCATCTCTGAATAGCAACGATGTTTTCCTGctgaagacagacaaaatgtgcTACCTCTGGTATGGAAAG GGCTGCAGCGGAGATGAGAGGGTGATGGGGAGAGCGATGTCTGATGTGCTGTCCAAGCAGGACAAGCAGGTGGTGATGGAGGGCCAGGAGCCAGCTGAATTCTGGGTAGCTCTGGGAGGAAAGGCTCCCTATGCCAGTGACAAGAG ACTGCAGAGGGAGGAGCCTCCTCACAGCCCGCGGCTGTTTGAGTGCTCCAACCAGGTTGGTCGATTCATGATAACTGAGGTGGACGACTTTGCCCAGAGCGACCTGGACGAGGAGGATGTCATGATGCTGGACACttgggaggag ATTTTCCTGTGGGTTGGAAAGTTCGCCTACAAGTACGAGACCAAGGAGGCGTGGAACTCTGCACAGGAATACCTGAGGACCCATCCAGCAGGCCGTGACATCGACACACCCGTCATCTTTGTCAGACAGGGCTATGAACCGCCCACCTTCACTGGTTGGTTCAACGCGTGGGATCCTCATAAGTGGAGC GGAGGCAACTCCTATGAGGATATGAAAAAGAGGCTGAGTGACGCAGCAGATCTCTCACAGATCACTGTA gATCTGAGCAACTCTAACCTCTATAGGAGTCCTGCTGGGGTTACTACAGATGGTTATGGGGCTCCAGGAGGCCCCACAAGCTCTCCTCCAGCCTACAGGGTCCACGGAGTTGAACTATCCCCCAGATCCTTGACACCCACCAGCCCGTCTACCCAGCGTGTGAGCTTGTCCCCGTCCTCTGGCTTCCGTCCATGGCATCAAGGTGGCAGCTCCCCCTCTACTGGAGGCTCTGGGATGTATCTGGATCCCGAGCTCCTGGTAAACAAGTCTACCGATGAGCTGCCACAGGGAGTGGACCCCTGCCAGAAAGAG gaCTACTTGTCTGATGTCGATTTTGAGAACCTGCTCGGCACAAGTCGCCCAGACTTCCAGCGCCTGCCAAAATGGAGGCAAAACGACTTGAAGAAAAAAGCAGGACTCTTCTGA
- the vill gene encoding villin-1 isoform X3 translates to MMSRTESKHDRPWSKETPRPSLRQAQHKFSRMMNDDSQDMFRNVNRKPGLQIWTINNMQMVPVPAKGFGNFFEGDCYIVLYISKNRGFSQSADIHYWIGNTSSQDEQGAAAIYVTRLDEYLGGSPVQHREIQGYESPRFRSYFKNGLVYKKGGVASGFHHVDTNFYNVLRLLHVKGRKNVTATEVEVSWNSFNKGDIFLLDMGKAIVQWNGPQSNRREKLKAVLLAQDIRDRERGGRAQIGVVEGGDEQDSPDLMKAMTAVLGQRSGQLREATPDDKPDQMQTGHVRLYHVFENSGNLVVQEVATQPLTQDLLRSSDCYILDQRGSCVMVWKGKQASKEERQEALNRAVGFIKAKNYPANTTVEVMTEGGESAMFKHMFKSWRDKEQTQGLGTTYSMGKIAKVEQVKFDVKLLHARPELAAQHRMVDDASGDVKVWRIENSELAEVKPRTYGQFYGGDCYLVLYTYQKSGQQLHILYMWQGRHATQDEIAACAYQAVNIDNKYNGAPVQVRVVMGKEPRHFLAIFKGKLIIFEGGTGRPGVVNPDEGARFFQVRGTDELNTKATEVPARAASLNSNDVFLLKTDKMCYLWYGKGCSGDERVMGRAMSDVLSKQDKQVVMEGQEPAEFWVALGGKAPYASDKRLQREEPPHSPRLFECSNQVGRFMITEVDDFAQSDLDEEDVMMLDTWEEIFLWVGKFAYKYETKEAWNSAQEYLRTHPAGRDIDTPVIFVRQGYEPPTFTGWFNAWDPHKWSDLSNSNLYRSPAGVTTDGYGAPGGPTSSPPAYRVHGVELSPRSLTPTSPSTQRVSLSPSSGFRPWHQGGSSPSTGGSGMYLDPELLVNKSTDELPQGVDPCQKEDYLSDVDFENLLGTSRPDFQRLPKWRQNDLKKKAGLF, encoded by the exons ATGATGTCCAGGACTGAATCTAAACATGACAGGCCATGGTCAAAG GAGACACCCAGGCCTTCCCTTCGCCAAGCACAGCACAAG ttcagcagaatgatgaatgatgacaGTCAAGACATGTTTAGAAATGTCAACCGAAAACCGGGGCTGCAGATATGGACCATCAAT AACATGCAGATGGTGCCTGTTCCAGCCAAAGGCTTTGGCAACTTCTTTGAGGGAGATTGTTACATTGTCCTTTAT ATAAGTAAGAACAGGGGCTTCAGCCAGTCAGCAGACATCCACTACTGGATAGGAAACACCTCCTCTCAGGACGAGCAAGGTGCAGCAGCCATCTACGTCACCCGGCTGGATGAGTACCTGGGTGGGAGTCCAGTCCAGCATAGGGAGATACAGGGTTATGAGTCACCACGGTTCAGGAGCTACTTCAAAAATGGCCTCGT CTACAAGAAGGGCGGAGTGGCCTCAGGTTTTCACCATGTTGACACGAACTTCTACAACGTCCTGCGACTGCTGCACGTCAAAGGGAGGAAAAACGTCACAGCGACTGAG GTGGAGGTGTCATGGAACAGCTTTAACAAAGGTGATATATTCCTGTTGGATATGGGGAAAGCCATAGTGCAGTGGAATGGCCCCCAGAGCaacaggagagagaagctcaag GCTGTCTTGTTGGCTCAGGACATCCgggacagggagagaggaggtcGAGCTCAGATCGGCGTTGTGGAGGGAGGAGATGAGCAGGACTCCCCGGACCTGATGAAAGCCATGACGGCGGTGCTGGGCCAGAGAAGTGGGCAGCTGAGGGAGGCCACTCCCGATGACAAACCTGACCAGATGCAGACCGGCCACGTCAGACTCTACCA cgTGTTTGAAAACAGCGGGAATCTGGTGGTTCAAGAAGTTGCCACGCAGCCTCTAACGCAAGATCTGCTGCGCTCCTCT GACTGTTACATTTTGGACCAGAGAGGCtcctgtgtgatggtgtggaAAGGCAAACAGGCCTCCAAGGAAGAGCGACAAGAAGCTCTCAACAGGGCAGTG GGCTTTATCAAAGCCAAGAACTACCCAGCCAACACCACTGTGGAGGTGATGACTGAGGGAGGAGAGTCAGCCATGTTCAAGCACATGTTCAAATCCTGGAGAGATAAAGAGCAAACTCAGGGGCTTGGTACCACCTACAGCATGGGAAAGATTG CAAAAGTAGAGCAAGTGAAGTTTGATGTGAAGCTGCTGCACGCACGTCCTGAACTGGCAGCACAGCACCGCATGGTGGATGACGCCTCTGGAGATGTTAAA GTGTGGCGTATTGAGAACTCAGAGCTGGCTGAAGTAAAGCCAAGGACTTACGGCCAGTTTTATGGAGGAGACTGCTACTTGGTGCTGTACACATATCAAAAATCAGGCCAGCAGCTTCACATTCTCTACATGTGGCAG GGCCGTCACGCCACTCAAGATGAGATAGCAGCTTGCGCCTACCAGGCTGTCAACATAGATAATAAGTACAATGGGGCCCCTGTCCAGGTCAGAGTGGTCATGGGAAAGGAGCCTCGCCACTTCCTGGCTATTTTCAAAGGCAAACTCATCATCTTCGAG ggcgGTACAGGCCGACCCGGTGTGGTCAACCCTGACGAAGGTGCAAGGTTCTTCCAGGTGAGAGGGACTGATGAGCTGAACACCAAGGCCACTGAAGTGCCGGCGAGGGCCGCATCTCTGAATAGCAACGATGTTTTCCTGctgaagacagacaaaatgtgcTACCTCTGGTATGGAAAG GGCTGCAGCGGAGATGAGAGGGTGATGGGGAGAGCGATGTCTGATGTGCTGTCCAAGCAGGACAAGCAGGTGGTGATGGAGGGCCAGGAGCCAGCTGAATTCTGGGTAGCTCTGGGAGGAAAGGCTCCCTATGCCAGTGACAAGAG ACTGCAGAGGGAGGAGCCTCCTCACAGCCCGCGGCTGTTTGAGTGCTCCAACCAGGTTGGTCGATTCATGATAACTGAGGTGGACGACTTTGCCCAGAGCGACCTGGACGAGGAGGATGTCATGATGCTGGACACttgggaggag ATTTTCCTGTGGGTTGGAAAGTTCGCCTACAAGTACGAGACCAAGGAGGCGTGGAACTCTGCACAGGAATACCTGAGGACCCATCCAGCAGGCCGTGACATCGACACACCCGTCATCTTTGTCAGACAGGGCTATGAACCGCCCACCTTCACTGGTTGGTTCAACGCGTGGGATCCTCATAAGTGGAGC gATCTGAGCAACTCTAACCTCTATAGGAGTCCTGCTGGGGTTACTACAGATGGTTATGGGGCTCCAGGAGGCCCCACAAGCTCTCCTCCAGCCTACAGGGTCCACGGAGTTGAACTATCCCCCAGATCCTTGACACCCACCAGCCCGTCTACCCAGCGTGTGAGCTTGTCCCCGTCCTCTGGCTTCCGTCCATGGCATCAAGGTGGCAGCTCCCCCTCTACTGGAGGCTCTGGGATGTATCTGGATCCCGAGCTCCTGGTAAACAAGTCTACCGATGAGCTGCCACAGGGAGTGGACCCCTGCCAGAAAGAG gaCTACTTGTCTGATGTCGATTTTGAGAACCTGCTCGGCACAAGTCGCCCAGACTTCCAGCGCCTGCCAAAATGGAGGCAAAACGACTTGAAGAAAAAAGCAGGACTCTTCTGA
- the vill gene encoding villin-1 isoform X2, translating into MTGHGQRRHPGLPFAKHSTSRMMNDDSQDMFRNVNRKPGLQIWTINNMQMVPVPAKGFGNFFEGDCYIVLYISKNRGFSQSADIHYWIGNTSSQDEQGAAAIYVTRLDEYLGGSPVQHREIQGYESPRFRSYFKNGLVYKKGGVASGFHHVDTNFYNVLRLLHVKGRKNVTATEVEVSWNSFNKGDIFLLDMGKAIVQWNGPQSNRREKLKAVLLAQDIRDRERGGRAQIGVVEGGDEQDSPDLMKAMTAVLGQRSGQLREATPDDKPDQMQTGHVRLYHVFENSGNLVVQEVATQPLTQDLLRSSDCYILDQRGSCVMVWKGKQASKEERQEALNRAVGFIKAKNYPANTTVEVMTEGGESAMFKHMFKSWRDKEQTQGLGTTYSMGKIAKVEQVKFDVKLLHARPELAAQHRMVDDASGDVKVWRIENSELAEVKPRTYGQFYGGDCYLVLYTYQKSGQQLHILYMWQGRHATQDEIAACAYQAVNIDNKYNGAPVQVRVVMGKEPRHFLAIFKGKLIIFEGGTGRPGVVNPDEGARFFQVRGTDELNTKATEVPARAASLNSNDVFLLKTDKMCYLWYGKGCSGDERVMGRAMSDVLSKQDKQVVMEGQEPAEFWVALGGKAPYASDKRLQREEPPHSPRLFECSNQVGRFMITEVDDFAQSDLDEEDVMMLDTWEEIFLWVGKFAYKYETKEAWNSAQEYLRTHPAGRDIDTPVIFVRQGYEPPTFTGWFNAWDPHKWSGGNSYEDMKKRLSDAADLSQITVDLSNSNLYRSPAGVTTDGYGAPGGPTSSPPAYRVHGVELSPRSLTPTSPSTQRVSLSPSSGFRPWHQGGSSPSTGGSGMYLDPELLVNKSTDELPQGVDPCQKEDYLSDVDFENLLGTSRPDFQRLPKWRQNDLKKKAGLF; encoded by the exons ATGACAGGCCATGGTCAAAG GAGACACCCAGGCCTTCCCTTCGCCAAGCACAGCACAAG cagaatgatgaatgatgacaGTCAAGACATGTTTAGAAATGTCAACCGAAAACCGGGGCTGCAGATATGGACCATCAAT AACATGCAGATGGTGCCTGTTCCAGCCAAAGGCTTTGGCAACTTCTTTGAGGGAGATTGTTACATTGTCCTTTAT ATAAGTAAGAACAGGGGCTTCAGCCAGTCAGCAGACATCCACTACTGGATAGGAAACACCTCCTCTCAGGACGAGCAAGGTGCAGCAGCCATCTACGTCACCCGGCTGGATGAGTACCTGGGTGGGAGTCCAGTCCAGCATAGGGAGATACAGGGTTATGAGTCACCACGGTTCAGGAGCTACTTCAAAAATGGCCTCGT CTACAAGAAGGGCGGAGTGGCCTCAGGTTTTCACCATGTTGACACGAACTTCTACAACGTCCTGCGACTGCTGCACGTCAAAGGGAGGAAAAACGTCACAGCGACTGAG GTGGAGGTGTCATGGAACAGCTTTAACAAAGGTGATATATTCCTGTTGGATATGGGGAAAGCCATAGTGCAGTGGAATGGCCCCCAGAGCaacaggagagagaagctcaag GCTGTCTTGTTGGCTCAGGACATCCgggacagggagagaggaggtcGAGCTCAGATCGGCGTTGTGGAGGGAGGAGATGAGCAGGACTCCCCGGACCTGATGAAAGCCATGACGGCGGTGCTGGGCCAGAGAAGTGGGCAGCTGAGGGAGGCCACTCCCGATGACAAACCTGACCAGATGCAGACCGGCCACGTCAGACTCTACCA cgTGTTTGAAAACAGCGGGAATCTGGTGGTTCAAGAAGTTGCCACGCAGCCTCTAACGCAAGATCTGCTGCGCTCCTCT GACTGTTACATTTTGGACCAGAGAGGCtcctgtgtgatggtgtggaAAGGCAAACAGGCCTCCAAGGAAGAGCGACAAGAAGCTCTCAACAGGGCAGTG GGCTTTATCAAAGCCAAGAACTACCCAGCCAACACCACTGTGGAGGTGATGACTGAGGGAGGAGAGTCAGCCATGTTCAAGCACATGTTCAAATCCTGGAGAGATAAAGAGCAAACTCAGGGGCTTGGTACCACCTACAGCATGGGAAAGATTG CAAAAGTAGAGCAAGTGAAGTTTGATGTGAAGCTGCTGCACGCACGTCCTGAACTGGCAGCACAGCACCGCATGGTGGATGACGCCTCTGGAGATGTTAAA GTGTGGCGTATTGAGAACTCAGAGCTGGCTGAAGTAAAGCCAAGGACTTACGGCCAGTTTTATGGAGGAGACTGCTACTTGGTGCTGTACACATATCAAAAATCAGGCCAGCAGCTTCACATTCTCTACATGTGGCAG GGCCGTCACGCCACTCAAGATGAGATAGCAGCTTGCGCCTACCAGGCTGTCAACATAGATAATAAGTACAATGGGGCCCCTGTCCAGGTCAGAGTGGTCATGGGAAAGGAGCCTCGCCACTTCCTGGCTATTTTCAAAGGCAAACTCATCATCTTCGAG ggcgGTACAGGCCGACCCGGTGTGGTCAACCCTGACGAAGGTGCAAGGTTCTTCCAGGTGAGAGGGACTGATGAGCTGAACACCAAGGCCACTGAAGTGCCGGCGAGGGCCGCATCTCTGAATAGCAACGATGTTTTCCTGctgaagacagacaaaatgtgcTACCTCTGGTATGGAAAG GGCTGCAGCGGAGATGAGAGGGTGATGGGGAGAGCGATGTCTGATGTGCTGTCCAAGCAGGACAAGCAGGTGGTGATGGAGGGCCAGGAGCCAGCTGAATTCTGGGTAGCTCTGGGAGGAAAGGCTCCCTATGCCAGTGACAAGAG ACTGCAGAGGGAGGAGCCTCCTCACAGCCCGCGGCTGTTTGAGTGCTCCAACCAGGTTGGTCGATTCATGATAACTGAGGTGGACGACTTTGCCCAGAGCGACCTGGACGAGGAGGATGTCATGATGCTGGACACttgggaggag ATTTTCCTGTGGGTTGGAAAGTTCGCCTACAAGTACGAGACCAAGGAGGCGTGGAACTCTGCACAGGAATACCTGAGGACCCATCCAGCAGGCCGTGACATCGACACACCCGTCATCTTTGTCAGACAGGGCTATGAACCGCCCACCTTCACTGGTTGGTTCAACGCGTGGGATCCTCATAAGTGGAGC GGAGGCAACTCCTATGAGGATATGAAAAAGAGGCTGAGTGACGCAGCAGATCTCTCACAGATCACTGTA gATCTGAGCAACTCTAACCTCTATAGGAGTCCTGCTGGGGTTACTACAGATGGTTATGGGGCTCCAGGAGGCCCCACAAGCTCTCCTCCAGCCTACAGGGTCCACGGAGTTGAACTATCCCCCAGATCCTTGACACCCACCAGCCCGTCTACCCAGCGTGTGAGCTTGTCCCCGTCCTCTGGCTTCCGTCCATGGCATCAAGGTGGCAGCTCCCCCTCTACTGGAGGCTCTGGGATGTATCTGGATCCCGAGCTCCTGGTAAACAAGTCTACCGATGAGCTGCCACAGGGAGTGGACCCCTGCCAGAAAGAG gaCTACTTGTCTGATGTCGATTTTGAGAACCTGCTCGGCACAAGTCGCCCAGACTTCCAGCGCCTGCCAAAATGGAGGCAAAACGACTTGAAGAAAAAAGCAGGACTCTTCTGA